The following coding sequences are from one Plasmodium cynomolgi strain B DNA, scaffold: 0235, whole genome shotgun sequence window:
- a CDS encoding hypothetical protein (putative), with translation MILSHVFTDHNKNEVHNCLRILSVFSPQHNWKNHKDIYDYCVDYDKIIELADPSSEQCKIYEEYIQEKSRQYKQFERYINVYEKGNVFYNNCKGYETIKTIPELKCEKKNLAQEKSKEHLSGPGLLDTTDFSGKSSNSTKIIDNVLLGVVATSMISGLLYKVNKISIKTQLYNPFYKFICYTLQ, from the coding sequence ATGATATTAAGCCATGTTTTTACAgatcataataaaaatgaagtccATAATTGCTTGCGTATTTTATCTGTATTTTCTCCACAACATAACTGGAAAAATCATAAGGATATTTATGATTATTGTGTcgattatgataaaattattgaatTAGCTGATCCTAGTTCTGAACAATGCAAGATATATGAAGAATACATCCAAGAAAAGTCTCGACAATATAAACAATTTGAGAGATATATTAATGTATATGAgaagggaaatgttttttacaataacTGTAAAGGTTACGAGACGATAAAAACGATACCTgaattaaaatgtgaaaaaaaaaatttagcacAAGAAAAGTCAAAAGAACATTTATCTGGTCCTGGTTTATTAGATACTACAGATTTTTCTGGTAAAAGTTCTAATTCTACAAAAATCATTGACAATGTGCTCCTAGGAGTGGTTGCAACTTCGATGATATCTggcttattatataaagtaaataaaatttcaatAAAAACACAACTGTATaatcctttttataaatttatttgctaTACTCTTCAAtag